A single region of the Salinibacter sp. 10B genome encodes:
- a CDS encoding DUF1508 domain-containing protein, whose amino-acid sequence MSDSSTRLGALAEKWDVPGPDKLKTLLEPEPSVTDDFYESSLPISSGDGPAGNRSTFEDSSREERKAHFEIYRIESGDFRWRFVDESGHILANSGGAYPTSDSCLDAIERVRHLGPEAEVEEKQ is encoded by the coding sequence ATGAGCGACTCTTCCACGCGGCTCGGCGCACTTGCTGAAAAGTGGGACGTGCCCGGTCCCGACAAGCTCAAGACTCTTCTTGAGCCAGAGCCTAGTGTGACAGACGACTTCTACGAGAGCAGTCTTCCTATATCTTCGGGTGACGGTCCTGCAGGAAATCGTTCCACCTTTGAGGACTCATCTCGAGAAGAGCGCAAGGCACACTTCGAGATCTACCGGATTGAAAGCGGTGATTTCCGCTGGCGCTTCGTAGACGAATCAGGACACATCCTAGCCAACTCGGGGGGCGCCTACCCGACCTCCGACTCTTGCTTAGACGCCATCGAGCGCGTGCGGCACCTCGGCCCCGAGGCAGAAGTCGAAGAGAAGCAGTAG
- a CDS encoding DUF6364 family protein: MSRKKLTLSVEERLTRRAKAIAKKRGTSVSRLVETLFSALEQEEEDTVEVEQLRQRREEKFPEGSDDSSLADYKPSEWARRWRGAFAKAGEVYPDDPAWEEKVLTEEIKKKHAS, encoded by the coding sequence ATGAGCCGAAAGAAACTAACCTTGTCGGTTGAGGAGCGCCTGACTCGGCGCGCGAAAGCCATCGCCAAGAAGCGCGGCACGAGCGTTTCTCGCCTCGTCGAGACGTTGTTCTCGGCGTTGGAGCAGGAGGAAGAAGACACGGTTGAGGTCGAGCAGCTTCGCCAACGCAGAGAGGAAAAGTTCCCGGAAGGATCGGACGACTCGTCACTCGCGGACTATAAGCCGTCCGAATGGGCACGGCGGTGGCGCGGAGCTTTTGCAAAGGCAGGAGAGGTCTACCCCGACGATCCGGCGTGGGAAGAGAAGGTGCTAACGGAGGAGATCAAAAAGAAACACGCCTCTTGA
- a CDS encoding PIN domain-containing protein: protein MTVLFNTNVLLDVLLDRTHAEEGLFLLDRSREGVIAGTVTPTVLTNTFYVGRSTAGSEVARDFIESALSFLDVASVSHAGAVRAVKRYDDFEDGIIGEAAAEYGTDVICTRNAEDFGPARPQVLTPRELAGLLKT, encoded by the coding sequence ATGACGGTTCTCTTCAACACGAACGTACTTTTAGATGTCCTCTTAGACCGGACCCACGCGGAGGAGGGCCTCTTTCTTCTTGACCGGTCTCGGGAGGGAGTGATTGCTGGCACGGTCACGCCGACAGTCTTGACTAACACGTTTTACGTCGGACGGAGCACTGCCGGAAGCGAGGTCGCAAGGGACTTTATCGAGTCGGCTCTGTCGTTTTTGGACGTGGCCTCGGTTTCACACGCCGGAGCGGTCCGAGCAGTCAAGCGGTACGACGATTTCGAAGACGGGATCATTGGCGAGGCGGCCGCCGAGTACGGAACTGACGTCATCTGCACGCGGAACGCCGAGGACTTCGGGCCGGCGCGCCCTCAGGTGCTTACCCCGAGGGAGCTTGCAGGTCTCCTCAAGACGTAG
- a CDS encoding putative toxin-antitoxin system toxin component, PIN family, which translates to MRVFLDTNVLVSGFATRGLSADVVRLLLAEHELVTSEVVLEETRRVLTEKFGVPGDKADQIESLLRRRHVEPVPDSEPPVEIRDPDDEIVLASAIAAEAEILITGDKDLLDIADQVDAVRIMTPRTFWEEVR; encoded by the coding sequence ATGCGAGTTTTTCTCGACACGAATGTCTTGGTCAGCGGTTTTGCAACGCGTGGGCTCAGCGCGGATGTCGTCCGGCTGCTTCTGGCAGAACACGAGCTTGTGACCAGTGAGGTGGTCTTGGAAGAAACCCGTCGGGTCCTGACCGAAAAGTTCGGGGTGCCCGGCGATAAGGCCGACCAGATCGAGAGCCTACTGCGCCGGCGCCACGTCGAGCCGGTTCCAGATTCGGAGCCTCCGGTCGAGATCCGAGATCCGGATGACGAGATCGTTCTGGCGTCAGCCATCGCAGCGGAGGCGGAAATTCTGATAACCGGAGACAAGGATCTCCTTGACATAGCCGATCAGGTCGATGCGGTTCGAATTATGACTCCGCGCACGTTCTGGGAAGAGGTACGTTGA
- a CDS encoding ribbon-helix-helix domain-containing protein has product MKSTVTVRLDEDLDRELSEVSEALGQSRSEIVRDALRRQLSVLRFEELREQVMPFAEARGYLTDEDVFEDVS; this is encoded by the coding sequence ATGAAGTCCACCGTGACCGTCCGTTTGGATGAGGACCTCGATCGGGAACTCTCCGAGGTATCAGAGGCGCTTGGCCAGAGCCGGAGCGAGATCGTCCGCGACGCGCTCCGGCGGCAGCTTTCGGTCCTTCGCTTCGAGGAGCTGAGGGAGCAGGTTATGCCGTTTGCTGAAGCCCGCGGGTACCTTACCGACGAGGACGTCTTCGAGGACGTGTCCTGA
- a CDS encoding ribbon-helix-helix protein, CopG family: MKTLTIQLSDETADRLETLAEQLGMSLEEVAQVSIDDQLKRLDREYEEAAEEVLSKNAELYRRLS; this comes from the coding sequence ATGAAAACCCTCACGATCCAACTCTCCGACGAGACCGCCGACCGCCTGGAGACTCTCGCCGAACAGCTCGGAATGTCTCTAGAAGAGGTCGCGCAGGTAAGCATCGACGATCAACTCAAACGATTAGACCGTGAGTATGAGGAAGCCGCCGAAGAGGTGCTGTCGAAGAACGCTGAGCTCTATCGGCGCCTTTCGTAA
- a CDS encoding type II toxin-antitoxin system death-on-curing family toxin: MRYLNVTEVLDLHRRLIETSGGSPGLRDRGALVSAVRQPQMQFGEEELYSSTVEKAAALGFALIQNHPFVDGNKRVGHASMEVFLRLNGWEITASIGEQERLILDVAAGGVSRDELTEWLSTHVERLQSTE, translated from the coding sequence GTGCGATACCTGAACGTCACCGAAGTCCTTGATCTCCATCGGCGCCTGATCGAAACGTCGGGAGGGAGCCCAGGGCTGCGGGATCGGGGCGCCCTCGTTTCAGCGGTCCGCCAACCTCAGATGCAATTCGGAGAAGAGGAGCTGTACTCCTCGACCGTAGAGAAAGCGGCCGCGCTCGGGTTTGCCCTGATCCAAAACCACCCGTTCGTAGATGGGAACAAGCGGGTGGGTCACGCCTCGATGGAAGTATTCCTGAGACTGAACGGCTGGGAGATCACTGCTTCCATTGGCGAGCAGGAACGTCTTATCCTTGACGTGGCGGCTGGCGGGGTCAGTCGGGACGAGCTGACCGAGTGGCTTTCAACTCACGTCGAACGTCTCCAGTCGACGGAATAG
- a CDS encoding site-specific integrase, with amino-acid sequence MDRKWLPAEPKTIGLYLGARADELRLATLERRLAAIASLHKEEGHESPASVAEGPLREIWKGIVREKTRQQDGAPSLMVEDLRSIIEHLPRYSSSDGGPTGRLTLTALRDRALLLVGWTGALRRSELVALTTEDVQFIEGEGVNVYVRRSKSDQEGTGLVKGLPYGSNKETCPVTALRQWLQAADRQVDGSFEGDIFRRFYRGESVGESAMTAQYVSTVLKRHAESAGLDPEEYSAHSLRAGFITQAIRAGKAERRVKEHSGHASWETFNQYVEEAGTFQDNPAKGIGL; translated from the coding sequence ATGGATCGGAAGTGGCTTCCCGCCGAACCGAAGACGATCGGGCTCTACCTCGGGGCCCGAGCCGATGAGCTGCGCCTCGCCACGCTCGAACGCCGCCTCGCCGCAATAGCCTCCCTCCATAAAGAGGAAGGTCACGAGTCGCCGGCGTCGGTGGCCGAGGGTCCCTTGCGCGAAATCTGGAAAGGCATCGTCCGGGAGAAAACGCGGCAGCAAGATGGCGCCCCTTCTCTTATGGTCGAGGACCTCAGGTCCATCATTGAGCACCTGCCCCGTTACTCCAGCTCCGACGGCGGCCCCACTGGGCGCCTTACACTTACTGCCCTTCGCGACCGGGCCCTCCTCCTCGTCGGCTGGACCGGGGCGCTGCGCCGGAGTGAGCTGGTGGCCCTCACCACGGAGGACGTTCAGTTTATCGAGGGCGAGGGCGTGAACGTCTACGTTCGCCGCTCGAAAAGCGATCAGGAAGGCACGGGGCTCGTCAAGGGCCTTCCCTACGGGTCCAACAAAGAGACCTGCCCGGTCACCGCCCTCCGGCAGTGGCTTCAGGCGGCAGACCGACAGGTAGATGGATCTTTTGAGGGGGACATCTTCCGCCGCTTCTACCGTGGGGAGTCGGTCGGGGAGTCGGCGATGACGGCCCAGTACGTGTCTACGGTCCTCAAGCGCCACGCTGAAAGCGCCGGCCTGGATCCGGAGGAATACTCGGCTCACTCCCTCCGGGCGGGCTTCATCACGCAGGCGATCCGCGCGGGCAAAGCCGAGCGGCGCGTGAAAGAGCACTCCGGCCACGCCTCGTGGGAGACCTTCAACCAGTACGTCGAGGAGGCGGGGACCTTTCAGGACAATCCTGCGAAAGGGATTGGGCTCTAA
- a CDS encoding antitoxin Xre-like helix-turn-helix domain-containing protein — protein MSSPATQAPPRSLDQLEATELSGLLASIEEGLPASLASEVEERLDLAPEEMASFLGISPRTLERRRENGTLNAVESERLYRIVRLFRKATDVFESEEEARRWLKRPQMRLGEQVPLEIARLEPGAREAERLLGRIKHGIPA, from the coding sequence ATGTCTTCTCCCGCGACTCAGGCTCCTCCTCGCTCTCTCGATCAGCTCGAGGCAACCGAGCTCTCTGGACTTCTGGCTTCAATTGAGGAGGGGCTTCCGGCAAGCCTGGCCAGCGAGGTCGAGGAGCGGCTCGACCTCGCGCCTGAGGAGATGGCCTCCTTCCTCGGGATCTCGCCTCGGACCCTCGAGCGCCGGCGGGAGAACGGCACCTTGAACGCCGTTGAATCAGAGCGTCTCTACCGGATCGTTCGTCTCTTTCGCAAAGCGACCGATGTCTTCGAAAGCGAAGAAGAAGCGCGACGCTGGCTGAAGCGCCCGCAGATGCGCCTGGGGGAGCAGGTGCCCCTCGAGATCGCCCGGTTAGAGCCCGGGGCCCGCGAGGCCGAGCGGCTCCTGGGCCGGATCAAGCACGGCATTCCGGCTTGA
- a CDS encoding RES family NAD+ phosphorylase encodes MAELTIWRLTHERYANSAFSGEGARQYGGRFNSPGTAVVYTSESLALALLETLTGLERYHQLRSYVFFQARLPEDLVSEVSEPGLPDEWDQHPPPSQPQQMGNRWASREESVALRVPSVVVPYSYNYLLNPSHPSFEEIEIGTEESLPIDRRLIPG; translated from the coding sequence ATGGCTGAGCTTACAATCTGGCGACTCACGCATGAGCGGTACGCCAATTCAGCATTCAGCGGCGAGGGGGCTCGCCAGTACGGGGGTCGGTTCAACAGCCCAGGAACTGCTGTCGTCTACACGTCCGAGAGCCTTGCCCTGGCACTTTTGGAGACGCTCACGGGCCTGGAGCGCTACCATCAGCTCCGCAGCTACGTCTTCTTTCAGGCGAGGCTTCCCGAGGACCTAGTATCTGAGGTTTCAGAACCCGGCTTGCCGGACGAATGGGACCAGCATCCTCCTCCTTCCCAGCCGCAGCAGATGGGTAACCGGTGGGCCTCCCGGGAAGAGTCGGTCGCGCTTCGGGTGCCGTCGGTCGTGGTGCCCTACAGCTACAACTACTTGTTGAACCCGTCCCATCCATCGTTTGAGGAGATTGAGATCGGGACGGAAGAATCCCTTCCGATCGATCGCAGACTGATTCCTGGCTAA
- a CDS encoding PIN domain-containing protein, which produces MSDDSTSRDNPNPSSKDHLRVYVDADVLFAGASSPSQHSGSQVLLTLSEIPLVDGITSEIAVEECRRNLRAKLPGAIGDFERLVGRALKVRESPGREALNPHEGRADWKDLSHLVSALEANCRYLTTYNVEDYEPGHPGVQVVRPGALVRRVREKLSSL; this is translated from the coding sequence ATGAGTGACGATTCGACCTCTCGCGACAACCCCAATCCTTCCAGCAAAGATCACCTTCGGGTATACGTCGACGCGGACGTTCTTTTCGCTGGGGCGTCCTCTCCCTCCCAGCACAGCGGGAGTCAGGTACTACTGACCCTTTCAGAGATCCCCCTTGTGGATGGGATCACCTCGGAGATCGCCGTCGAAGAGTGCCGGCGCAATCTTCGGGCAAAGCTTCCGGGCGCAATCGGCGACTTCGAGCGCCTCGTTGGTCGGGCTCTTAAGGTCCGAGAGTCCCCGGGTCGAGAGGCGCTAAATCCCCACGAAGGGCGGGCCGACTGGAAGGATTTGTCTCACCTTGTGTCCGCCCTTGAGGCAAACTGCCGGTACCTGACGACGTATAACGTCGAGGATTATGAGCCGGGGCACCCTGGCGTGCAGGTGGTGCGACCTGGAGCGTTGGTTCGCCGGGTCCGGGAGAAGCTCTCGTCGCTTTAG
- a CDS encoding DUF6364 family protein — MKSKLTLRLDDDLKERAKQLAEERGISVSRLVEDYFRLLLREPTSGDGRSSEHSELPDASGKQSGLEGTLSPRIQTLKEDLGKPAPAVQMDEDTERWIDAAAEKHR; from the coding sequence ATGAAATCAAAACTCACCCTGCGCCTGGACGACGACCTGAAAGAACGGGCCAAGCAACTCGCCGAGGAGCGGGGGATCTCCGTCTCGCGACTCGTCGAAGACTACTTCCGGCTTCTCCTTCGGGAGCCGACGAGTGGAGACGGGCGCTCTTCCGAGCATTCAGAGTTGCCGGACGCCTCAGGTAAGCAGTCTGGCTTAGAAGGGACTCTCTCCCCTCGAATTCAGACCCTGAAAGAGGACCTCGGCAAGCCGGCCCCTGCGGTACAGATGGACGAAGACACTGAGCGTTGGATCGACGCCGCCGCCGAGAAGCACCGATAG
- a CDS encoding PIN domain-containing protein, with product MRVLFDTNIVIDAAVPDRPSHEVALRLLSEVDRGRISGLVAPTSLTTCWYVATTHYEVDPRPLFETLEAVFDFALMNRATLRVALDADQGADFEDVYLAAAGKEAGAEIVVTRNEQDFTGGPLTPYGPETLISMIGS from the coding sequence GTGCGCGTTCTCTTCGATACCAACATTGTTATTGACGCAGCCGTCCCAGACCGCCCAAGCCATGAGGTCGCCTTGCGGCTTCTGTCTGAGGTAGATCGGGGACGGATCTCGGGGCTGGTTGCCCCAACCTCTCTTACGACATGTTGGTACGTGGCAACGACTCACTACGAGGTCGACCCTCGGCCTCTATTCGAGACCCTCGAAGCGGTCTTTGATTTTGCCCTCATGAACAGGGCGACTCTGCGGGTGGCACTCGACGCCGATCAAGGTGCAGACTTCGAGGATGTCTATCTCGCGGCGGCCGGCAAGGAAGCTGGAGCCGAGATCGTTGTCACTCGCAACGAGCAGGACTTCACGGGCGGGCCTCTCACGCCCTACGGTCCTGAGACGCTCATATCAATGATCGGGAGTTGA
- a CDS encoding PQQ-binding-like beta-propeller repeat protein gives MEQDENSDDEEQDVVLADETAVIDPENTSLERISGDTLVFNLSNSSPDLAADDIVVGKDKGGFLRKVTSVAEEGNKATLITERASIVEALDRGKLNVDFDLSGAERKSWKWKAVETAKGVKAKSNGLGVEMNNVRLTREAGFAVTFENGEASFDPSVDFQFDVGLSGLQELRLAAQGELGFQTDVKATAEGRVQGETTKSLARFTAGSITFNAGPFPVTITPVLEFVAGYQANAEASGTVSTGIQSTNRLTLGAHYKNGSWSPVSDRDATLSSSGIDWDTNLSAQAKGYVKPELTFKIYSGPGPFVNAGPYVRAKTQVNPSFECGIYSGLDAGFGGSVEFMSYGLARFEHTYSIAERELLDRCGKTEASVSGSVTDSETGKGLENVSISGSGAASGEELFSTSTDGSGAFDTTFEVRLDEKPDSLTISASTGGYNSSEKTIPFAESMTADFGLSPVTAQLYLSSEDGFYKIDTETAGGELFYESSSNPTAGTVELYDHLYAGWERGEVQRIDTKTGEVEWNYTSPDSAVVAMTVGPDGYVYAGSCDPALHRVSAETGQQDWTYAEHEKCVARVSLGANGHVYASGDSDLHKIDAQTGEREWATATSNYDGFVQSVATGPDGSVYVGTANLSLDVNGMVSRVDPDTGAQEWSYSADKDMVTDVTVSSGGHVYAAAFYNDEVHKINPTTGEQEWTYTAPSNPVLEVSVGPKGDIYAAPPGSLHKIDGDTGEQEWVLDYSSTDWIIQQDDGESARGQVLPVEPGESWISQGLAE, from the coding sequence ATGGAGCAAGATGAAAACAGCGATGATGAAGAACAGGATGTTGTTCTGGCCGATGAAACAGCAGTGATAGACCCTGAAAACACATCACTTGAGAGGATTTCAGGAGATACCCTCGTTTTTAATCTCTCAAACTCATCTCCAGACCTAGCGGCCGACGATATTGTTGTCGGTAAAGATAAGGGGGGATTCCTACGGAAGGTGACCTCCGTGGCGGAAGAAGGAAATAAGGCTACTCTGATTACTGAACGGGCCTCCATCGTTGAGGCGCTCGACCGCGGGAAGCTAAACGTTGACTTCGATCTCTCTGGAGCGGAGAGGAAATCTTGGAAATGGAAAGCGGTCGAAACGGCCAAGGGAGTGAAGGCGAAGTCTAACGGCCTAGGTGTTGAAATGAACAACGTTAGACTCACTCGAGAGGCTGGTTTTGCGGTGACGTTTGAAAATGGAGAAGCTAGTTTCGACCCAAGTGTTGACTTTCAGTTTGATGTGGGGCTCAGTGGGTTACAGGAACTGAGACTGGCGGCCCAGGGCGAGCTCGGCTTCCAAACCGACGTAAAGGCGACAGCGGAGGGCCGTGTCCAAGGAGAGACGACCAAATCACTTGCCAGGTTCACGGCGGGTTCGATAACGTTCAATGCTGGTCCATTTCCAGTCACAATCACTCCTGTTTTAGAATTTGTGGCGGGGTATCAGGCCAATGCAGAAGCAAGTGGCACTGTATCAACCGGTATACAATCAACGAACAGATTGACGCTGGGTGCTCACTATAAGAACGGGTCGTGGTCACCAGTTTCGGACCGAGACGCTACACTTAGCTCATCGGGTATTGACTGGGACACCAATCTCTCGGCTCAAGCAAAAGGATATGTCAAACCGGAGCTCACTTTTAAAATCTACAGTGGGCCTGGTCCCTTCGTGAACGCAGGACCGTATGTTCGTGCAAAAACCCAAGTGAATCCCTCTTTCGAGTGTGGGATCTATTCTGGCTTGGACGCGGGCTTTGGCGGATCTGTAGAGTTTATGAGTTACGGTCTCGCGCGATTTGAGCACACATACAGCATAGCAGAGAGGGAACTGCTCGATCGCTGTGGAAAAACAGAAGCAAGCGTATCTGGATCTGTCACGGACAGTGAAACTGGGAAAGGACTTGAGAATGTCAGTATCTCTGGCTCTGGTGCTGCGTCTGGCGAAGAGCTATTTTCAACCTCCACGGACGGAAGTGGTGCGTTTGACACAACGTTTGAGGTCAGGCTGGATGAGAAACCGGACTCACTGACAATATCCGCGTCTACTGGTGGTTACAATTCCTCCGAGAAGACAATCCCCTTCGCGGAATCGATGACCGCCGATTTTGGGCTGTCGCCCGTGACGGCGCAGCTCTATCTCAGTTCTGAAGATGGCTTTTACAAAATAGATACCGAAACGGCCGGAGGAGAACTGTTTTACGAGTCTTCCTCCAACCCAACCGCGGGGACGGTCGAACTCTACGACCATCTCTACGCCGGGTGGGAAAGGGGAGAAGTTCAGAGAATCGACACAAAGACCGGAGAGGTCGAATGGAATTATACAAGTCCTGATAGCGCCGTCGTTGCGATGACAGTAGGTCCCGACGGATACGTTTACGCAGGATCTTGCGATCCGGCATTGCACAGAGTGAGCGCCGAGACAGGCCAGCAAGATTGGACGTATGCCGAACACGAGAAATGTGTAGCTAGAGTCTCACTCGGTGCCAACGGCCACGTTTATGCCTCCGGTGATTCAGATTTGCATAAAATCGATGCCCAAACAGGAGAGCGAGAATGGGCCACCGCCACTTCTAACTACGACGGGTTCGTCCAAAGCGTAGCAACAGGTCCTGACGGCTCCGTTTATGTCGGTACCGCAAACCTTTCGTTAGATGTCAATGGGATGGTGTCCAGAGTCGATCCCGATACCGGCGCGCAAGAGTGGAGTTATTCTGCTGACAAGGACATGGTTACCGATGTGACTGTGAGTTCTGGGGGACACGTATACGCCGCTGCGTTCTACAACGATGAGGTCCATAAGATTAACCCAACCACGGGCGAACAGGAATGGACGTATACTGCTCCTTCAAACCCAGTATTGGAAGTTAGTGTCGGCCCCAAGGGTGATATTTACGCCGCACCTCCTGGGTCACTCCACAAGATCGATGGTGACACAGGCGAGCAAGAATGGGTTCTTGATTATTCCAGTACGGATTGGATCATCCAACAAGACGATGGGGAATCCGCCAGAGGGCAAGTGTTGCCTGTCGAGCCTGGAGAATCATGGATCTCGCAGGGGCTTGCTGAGTGA
- a CDS encoding transposase, whose protein sequence is MTRLPLARAGKYRLRHRTSNMVAQRIQEVHRREKAIRTFPNKAPVWRLDGALLAEKHEDVILGLPWSTAPYLTDGRVLRVA, encoded by the coding sequence TTGACGCGACTGCCGCTGGCCCGGGCCGGGAAGTACCGTCTGCGGCACCGAACTTCCAACATGGTCGCACAACGCATCCAAGAAGTGCACCGTCGCGAAAAGGCGATTCGCACCTTTCCGAACAAGGCACCCGTCTGGCGCCTCGACGGGGCATTGCTGGCCGAAAAACATGAAGATGTCATTCTGGGATTGCCCTGGTCAACTGCCCCCTACCTCACCGATGGACGAGTTCTACGAGTGGCGTGA
- a CDS encoding PEGA domain-containing protein: MSKKVGSSSLTLFFTALVTAALLTGCATLFSGTSDEIRFESEPSGAKIMIDGVERAETPAVVNVSRDALNDMTVTLKKEGYEAERLRLQKEFATVAVLNLGNVLFWGIDTLTGAVMKYGKTEYATELEQAESSASLLDKSETYTADVGPKAFSIEELRVDSSGEVIVPQHEGEVIIHDEDKGLAYVVE; this comes from the coding sequence ATGAGTAAAAAGGTAGGAAGCTCTTCGCTCACGCTTTTTTTCACGGCCCTCGTCACCGCAGCCCTGCTCACAGGGTGTGCCACTCTATTTTCCGGCACCTCTGATGAGATACGCTTCGAGAGTGAGCCATCTGGGGCGAAAATTATGATTGACGGGGTTGAACGTGCAGAGACGCCTGCAGTCGTTAACGTCAGTCGAGATGCCCTGAACGACATGACAGTAACCCTGAAGAAGGAGGGTTACGAAGCGGAGAGACTGCGACTTCAGAAGGAGTTTGCCACAGTGGCAGTTCTAAATCTTGGGAACGTATTATTCTGGGGGATTGACACCTTGACGGGAGCTGTCATGAAATATGGAAAAACCGAATATGCCACAGAGCTGGAGCAAGCAGAATCGTCAGCGTCCCTGTTGGACAAATCTGAAACCTATACGGCGGACGTCGGTCCCAAGGCGTTTTCGATCGAGGAATTGCGGGTTGACTCCTCTGGGGAAGTTATAGTTCCCCAACATGAAGGGGAGGTGATCATCCATGACGAGGATAAAGGTCTCGCTTACGTTGTTGAATAG
- a CDS encoding sigma-54 dependent transcriptional regulator, whose protein sequence is MSTPTVLVADDDPPIREGLCDVLEHEEYDTLEASDGKTALARLEKSIVDLLLLDLKMPRVSGMEVLRKTVEEHPDVPVVIVSGKGTIQKAVKATKIGAYDFLEKPVNAQRLLVTVRNALERARLERQRDRLLEDVRERYRMVGTSDAMQRVYDRIDKAAGSDCRVLITGESGTGKELVARAIHHNSERAGAPFVTVNCAALPEELIESELFGHEKGAFTGAEGEHRGKFAQAEDGTLFLDEIGDMSLAAQSKTLRAIETGRVQPIGSEEPIEVNVRVLAATNADLETAIEGRGDFREDLYYRLNVLRIEVPPLRERREDIPDLVAHFLSKVTKEEAPDLGEDALALLMSHDWPGNVRELENAIRRLVVLNEGDSIGAGAVEQALDEPEQKFSSEEVGLRAARDQFEAAYIRQALRAHGGAIQSTADALGIDRSSLWRKMDEYGIETQE, encoded by the coding sequence ATGTCAACACCTACTGTTCTCGTCGCCGACGACGATCCCCCCATTCGGGAAGGCCTCTGTGACGTGCTAGAGCACGAAGAGTACGATACCTTGGAAGCCAGCGACGGGAAAACGGCCCTAGCTCGACTTGAGAAGTCGATCGTGGACCTGCTTTTACTCGATCTCAAAATGCCCCGCGTGTCGGGAATGGAGGTGCTTCGCAAAACGGTGGAGGAGCATCCAGACGTGCCGGTCGTGATCGTTAGCGGAAAAGGTACCATCCAGAAGGCGGTGAAGGCTACCAAGATCGGGGCCTACGACTTTCTCGAGAAGCCCGTCAATGCCCAGCGCTTGCTCGTGACGGTGAGAAACGCCTTGGAGAGAGCCCGACTGGAACGCCAACGTGACCGCCTGCTCGAAGACGTGCGGGAGCGCTACCGCATGGTAGGCACCAGCGACGCCATGCAGCGCGTCTACGACCGTATTGACAAGGCGGCCGGGTCGGACTGTCGCGTGCTCATCACCGGAGAGAGCGGTACAGGAAAGGAGTTGGTGGCTCGGGCCATCCATCACAATAGTGAACGGGCAGGGGCTCCGTTCGTGACGGTCAATTGTGCAGCCTTGCCCGAGGAGCTGATTGAAAGCGAGCTGTTTGGACACGAAAAAGGGGCGTTTACAGGTGCAGAAGGCGAACACAGAGGCAAATTCGCCCAAGCCGAGGATGGCACCCTTTTTCTCGATGAGATTGGCGATATGAGCCTCGCCGCTCAGTCAAAAACTCTACGCGCCATCGAGACCGGACGGGTCCAACCCATTGGCAGCGAGGAGCCTATCGAGGTCAACGTTCGCGTGCTGGCTGCGACAAACGCCGACTTGGAGACTGCTATCGAAGGAAGAGGGGACTTCCGTGAAGACTTATATTATCGGCTCAACGTTCTTCGGATCGAGGTGCCACCCCTCCGTGAGCGGCGGGAGGACATCCCGGATCTGGTCGCCCATTTTTTATCCAAGGTGACTAAGGAGGAGGCCCCGGATCTCGGGGAGGACGCCCTTGCACTTCTCATGAGCCACGACTGGCCCGGCAATGTGCGTGAGTTGGAAAACGCGATCCGGCGGCTCGTGGTGCTTAACGAGGGGGACTCAATTGGGGCCGGAGCCGTCGAGCAGGCATTGGACGAACCGGAGCAGAAATTCTCCTCGGAAGAAGTCGGTCTTCGTGCTGCTCGTGACCAGTTCGAGGCCGCTTACATCCGCCAGGCCCTCCGTGCTCACGGCGGGGCTATTCAATCCACCGCCGACGCACTCGGCATTGACCGTTCTTCGCTCTGGCGGAAGATGGATGAGTATGGGATTGAAACCCAAGAATAA